The following proteins come from a genomic window of Corynebacterium falsenii:
- a CDS encoding bifunctional 3,4-dihydroxy-2-butanone-4-phosphate synthase/GTP cyclohydrolase II → MTHSDNIQLDSVERAIADIAAGKAVVVVDDENRENEGDLIFAAQLATPELMAFMVRHSSGYVCVGMENSDCDRLALPPMMARNEDVRGTAYTVTVDAAEGVDTGISATDRAYTVRLLADPNSTSTTFNRPGHVVPLRARRGGVLVRQGHTEASVDLARAAGLRPAGVLCEVVSEDHPTEMARLPELRRFADKHGLALISIEQLVEWKRNNTPTIHRDVETRLPTTHGEFQAVGYHSLVDDLDHVALVKGDVRDCTDVPVRVHSECLTGDVFGSMRCDCGEQLHASLDLINERGAGVLVYLRGQEGRGIGLMPKLRAYVLQDQGLDTVDANTEQGLPVDTREYSAAAQILKDLGVASVALISNNPAKIDNLRKYGIEVSQRIPVELEPNPENIEYLRTKRDRMGHQLDSLR, encoded by the coding sequence ATGACACACTCAGACAACATCCAGCTCGACTCGGTCGAACGCGCCATCGCAGACATCGCCGCGGGCAAGGCCGTTGTGGTCGTTGATGATGAAAACCGCGAGAATGAAGGTGACCTCATCTTCGCCGCCCAGCTTGCCACCCCAGAGCTCATGGCCTTCATGGTCCGCCACAGCTCCGGCTACGTCTGCGTGGGCATGGAAAACAGCGACTGCGACCGCTTGGCGCTTCCCCCCATGATGGCCCGCAACGAGGACGTCCGTGGCACCGCGTACACCGTGACGGTCGATGCTGCTGAGGGCGTCGATACGGGAATCAGCGCCACCGACCGCGCCTATACCGTGCGGCTGCTGGCCGACCCGAACTCCACCTCCACCACCTTCAACCGCCCGGGCCACGTGGTGCCGCTGCGCGCCCGCCGCGGCGGAGTGTTGGTGCGCCAGGGTCACACCGAAGCATCCGTCGATCTCGCCCGAGCAGCCGGCTTGCGCCCGGCCGGAGTGCTGTGTGAGGTCGTCAGCGAGGATCACCCCACGGAAATGGCCCGGCTGCCGGAACTGCGCCGCTTCGCGGACAAGCACGGGCTGGCCCTGATCTCCATCGAGCAGCTCGTGGAGTGGAAGCGCAACAACACGCCCACTATTCACCGAGATGTGGAAACCCGCCTGCCCACCACCCACGGTGAGTTCCAGGCCGTGGGCTACCACAGCCTCGTCGACGACCTCGACCACGTGGCGCTCGTCAAGGGAGACGTCCGGGACTGCACCGACGTGCCCGTGCGCGTGCACTCCGAGTGCCTCACCGGCGATGTGTTCGGCTCGATGCGCTGCGATTGCGGCGAGCAACTCCACGCCTCCCTTGACCTCATCAACGAACGCGGCGCGGGCGTGCTCGTCTACCTACGGGGTCAGGAAGGCCGAGGCATCGGACTGATGCCCAAGCTGCGGGCGTATGTGCTCCAAGATCAGGGCCTCGATACCGTCGACGCCAATACGGAGCAAGGCCTTCCAGTGGATACCCGGGAGTACAGTGCAGCTGCCCAGATTCTCAAGGACTTGGGCGTGGCCTCGGTCGCGTTGATTTCCAACAATCCGGCGAAGATCGATAATCTTCGCAAGTACGGCATCGAGGTCTCCCAGCGCATCCCCGTAGAGTTGGAACCCAACCCGGAAAACATCGAGTATCTGCGCACCAAGCGCGATCGCATGGGTCACCAGCTCGATTCGCTGCGCTAA
- the fmt gene encoding methionyl-tRNA formyltransferase, translating to MKILFAGTPEPAAVALRHLIADERHEVAAVITQPDARRGRGRALHPSAVAEVAAEHGIDTYKWPSLKSRTESGDEARAVLRQLADDGVEAVAVVAYGNLIPEDLLNTFRHGWINLHFSVLPRWRGAAPVQAAIAAGDRTTGATTFRIEKGLDTGPMIGTITHEIGLADTADELLTALTYAGRELLADSLAELADGTATLTPQDDGEATHAAKITSGDAQIDWSLPADQIQRIARAHTPAPGAWSMMAGQRYKIGLMMPLDPDFCLDATTPAPGQVLTEAGKVIVGTGSAPLAIASIQPPGKKMMNAADWARGQQQLLAAEPTFDAKETH from the coding sequence ATGAAGATCCTTTTCGCCGGTACACCCGAGCCCGCAGCGGTAGCCCTGCGCCACCTCATCGCCGATGAGCGGCACGAGGTCGCCGCCGTCATCACCCAACCCGATGCCCGCCGGGGCCGGGGCCGCGCCCTGCACCCCTCGGCCGTGGCCGAGGTGGCAGCTGAGCACGGCATTGATACCTACAAATGGCCCAGTCTCAAATCCAGGACAGAATCCGGTGACGAGGCCCGGGCGGTGCTTCGGCAGCTGGCCGATGATGGCGTCGAAGCCGTGGCGGTAGTGGCCTATGGCAATCTCATTCCGGAGGATCTGCTGAATACTTTCCGACACGGCTGGATCAATCTACATTTCTCGGTGCTGCCGCGGTGGCGTGGCGCAGCACCCGTCCAAGCTGCTATCGCCGCTGGTGATCGCACGACCGGGGCCACGACCTTCCGGATCGAAAAGGGGTTGGATACCGGCCCGATGATCGGGACTATCACCCACGAGATCGGCCTCGCCGACACGGCCGATGAACTGCTCACCGCGCTGACGTACGCCGGCCGGGAGCTGCTCGCTGACTCGCTTGCCGAGCTCGCCGACGGCACCGCAACGCTTACTCCCCAGGACGATGGCGAGGCTACGCACGCGGCGAAGATCACCTCCGGAGACGCCCAGATCGACTGGTCGCTTCCCGCCGACCAGATTCAGCGCATCGCCCGCGCGCACACGCCCGCACCCGGCGCTTGGTCGATGATGGCTGGTCAACGGTACAAAATCGGACTCATGATGCCCCTGGATCCCGATTTTTGTCTCGACGCCACCACGCCCGCGCCCGGACAGGTTCTCACCGAGGCTGGCAAGGTGATCGTCGGCACGGGGAGCGCCCCGCTGGCGATCGCGAGCATTCAACCGCCCGGAAAGAAGATGATGAACGCCGCCGATTGGGCGCGCGGGCAGCAGCAGCTGCTCGCTGCCGAACCGACGTTTGACGCGAAGGAGACGCACTAA
- the rsmB gene encoding 16S rRNA (cytosine(967)-C(5))-methyltransferase RsmB, producing the protein MGGFRARSESARSGSDRHDSGRSSSGNKQRTGRPRTAPGRSKGYQQRRPEERQMKAKQHGSGDKVRDVVLHVLREVTTEDAYGNLVLPREIKAARLNKRDAAFATELTYGTLRASGLLDAVIAKAAGRPVDKIDSVVLDILRLGAYQILRTRVEDHAAVDTSVKLAKANGAGQASGFVNGVLRTITRSTPEQWMERIAPDDSLASLAVRTAHPEWIAAVFADALQQQEAGLAASELEQALQADDQRPTIHLAARPGQISAEELALVTGGEEGRWSPYAVYLDEGSPGELEPIRDGMASVQDEGSQLIALAMVRAPLERTDRGRWLDLCAGPGGKTAFVASWAVGEEAKVDAVEVAEHRAKLVSSAVRDLPVAVHVGDGRKVAQIAGIDMPTGGFDRVLVDAPCSGLGALRRRPEARWRKDPKDVPPLVALQKELLRSALSVTAEGGVVVYSTCSPHPAETSEVVRAVAAETGATVLDVREILPELDNVGAGPFVQLWPHRHGTDAMFIAALRPASDAGAGSGAEA; encoded by the coding sequence ATGGGAGGCTTCCGCGCCCGGTCCGAATCGGCCCGCTCTGGTTCAGACCGTCACGATTCCGGCCGCTCTAGCTCAGGCAACAAGCAGCGCACTGGCCGCCCGCGCACTGCACCCGGCCGCTCGAAGGGCTACCAGCAACGCCGCCCCGAGGAGCGCCAGATGAAGGCGAAGCAGCACGGCAGCGGCGACAAGGTCCGCGACGTGGTGCTGCACGTTCTGCGCGAGGTCACCACCGAGGATGCCTACGGCAACCTCGTGCTACCGCGCGAGATCAAGGCGGCACGGCTGAACAAGCGCGATGCGGCCTTCGCTACCGAGCTGACCTACGGCACACTGCGGGCCAGCGGCCTGCTCGACGCAGTAATTGCGAAGGCCGCGGGCCGCCCCGTGGACAAGATCGACTCGGTCGTGCTCGACATCCTGCGCCTCGGTGCCTACCAGATCCTGCGCACGCGGGTCGAAGACCACGCTGCCGTGGATACCTCCGTGAAACTCGCGAAGGCCAACGGTGCCGGCCAGGCTAGCGGGTTCGTCAATGGTGTGTTGCGCACGATCACGCGCAGCACACCCGAGCAGTGGATGGAACGGATCGCTCCGGACGATTCGCTGGCCTCCCTGGCGGTGCGCACCGCACACCCCGAGTGGATCGCCGCCGTATTCGCCGATGCACTGCAGCAGCAGGAGGCGGGCCTGGCGGCGTCGGAGTTGGAACAAGCCCTACAGGCAGACGATCAACGCCCGACGATTCACCTGGCCGCCCGCCCAGGCCAGATCAGCGCCGAAGAACTGGCGCTCGTCACCGGAGGAGAGGAAGGCCGCTGGTCGCCGTATGCCGTATACCTCGACGAGGGTTCGCCGGGGGAGCTGGAACCCATCCGCGATGGCATGGCGAGCGTGCAGGATGAAGGCAGCCAGCTCATCGCTCTGGCGATGGTGCGCGCGCCCCTGGAGCGTACCGACCGGGGCCGGTGGCTCGATCTATGCGCGGGGCCGGGCGGCAAGACGGCCTTTGTCGCGTCCTGGGCCGTGGGCGAGGAAGCGAAAGTCGATGCCGTGGAGGTCGCGGAGCACCGCGCGAAGCTGGTGAGCTCGGCCGTGCGAGACCTGCCCGTCGCCGTGCACGTCGGCGATGGCCGCAAGGTCGCCCAGATCGCTGGGATAGACATGCCAACTGGTGGCTTCGACCGAGTGCTGGTCGATGCGCCGTGCTCGGGGCTGGGCGCGCTGCGCCGGCGGCCGGAAGCACGGTGGCGCAAAGACCCCAAGGACGTACCGCCGCTGGTGGCGCTGCAAAAGGAACTGCTGCGCTCGGCGCTGTCGGTGACGGCCGAGGGCGGAGTCGTGGTGTACTCCACGTGCTCGCCCCACCCGGCCGAGACATCCGAGGTGGTGCGCGCCGTGGCCGCCGAAACGGGTGCGACGGTGCTCGACGTGCGGGAGATCCTGCCCGAGCTCGACAACGTGGGAGCCGGGCCGTTCGTGCAGCTGTGGCCGCACCGGCACGGTACGGATGCGATGTTTATCGCAGCACTGCGCCCGGCGTCGGATGCGGGCGCTGGTTCGGGTGCTGAGGCGTAG
- the ribH gene encoding 6,7-dimethyl-8-ribityllumazine synthase yields MAGSGVADIALKPEAAAGMTVAVISATWNADITDQLHERAIATAQEAGAKVEAWRVAGALELPVAVAAACQRFDAVVATGCVIEGETDHFRVVCDAVTYGLTRIALDYDTPVGNGVLTVSTHGQAVDRSGVPGSAEDKGADSATAAIHTALVLRDIQTHDAHWQDNQRGE; encoded by the coding sequence ATGGCAGGTTCAGGCGTCGCCGATATTGCTCTGAAACCAGAAGCAGCCGCAGGCATGACAGTGGCGGTGATCAGTGCAACGTGGAATGCCGATATCACCGACCAGCTCCACGAGCGTGCCATCGCCACCGCGCAGGAGGCCGGGGCGAAGGTCGAGGCATGGCGTGTCGCCGGGGCGCTGGAGCTGCCCGTAGCCGTGGCAGCGGCGTGCCAGCGCTTCGATGCCGTGGTGGCCACCGGATGCGTCATCGAGGGGGAGACCGACCACTTCCGCGTGGTCTGCGACGCCGTGACCTATGGCCTCACCCGCATCGCGCTGGACTACGACACTCCGGTGGGTAACGGCGTGCTGACGGTCTCCACCCACGGGCAGGCCGTGGACCGGTCGGGCGTGCCGGGATCAGCCGAGGACAAGGGTGCGGATTCCGCCACAGCCGCGATCCACACGGCGCTGGTGTTGCGCGACATTCAGACGCACGACGCTCATTGGCAGGACAACCAGCGGGGCGAGTAG
- the rapZ gene encoding RNase adapter RapZ, whose product MSSLGSASPPHRDYVDPSLILITGMSGAGRRATAAALEELGWYVADNLPPELIMRMVELSFEDESPIEKLAVVTDVRSRDFAGDLCEVLDALHTRGRHATVLFLDATDEALIARFDAVRRTHPLQGDGTLMDGINRERAMLQRIRDRSDIILDTTKKSVHDLRRQLEDFFASEDQYGVRVNLMSFGFKNGAPRDVDMLLDARFLPNPYWVEELRPYRGTDPQVADYVLHQEGATEFLRSAEMLLHSTLPGFRREGKSFVTVAVGCTGGHHRSVAVVEELGRRLASDHMNVKVSHRDLER is encoded by the coding sequence ATGAGCTCCCTCGGTAGTGCGTCGCCTCCCCATCGCGATTACGTTGACCCCTCCCTGATCCTCATCACCGGCATGTCCGGCGCTGGTCGCCGGGCCACGGCCGCGGCATTGGAGGAGCTGGGGTGGTACGTGGCGGATAACCTTCCGCCGGAGCTGATCATGCGCATGGTGGAGCTGAGCTTCGAGGATGAATCTCCCATCGAGAAGCTCGCCGTGGTCACGGACGTTCGCTCCCGCGATTTCGCCGGTGACCTGTGCGAGGTGCTCGATGCGCTGCATACCCGTGGCCGCCATGCCACCGTTCTTTTTCTCGACGCCACCGATGAGGCCCTCATTGCACGCTTCGACGCGGTGCGTCGCACGCACCCGCTGCAGGGAGACGGCACGCTCATGGACGGCATCAACCGGGAGCGCGCCATGCTGCAGCGCATCCGGGATCGTTCGGACATCATCCTCGACACCACCAAGAAGAGCGTGCACGATCTGCGCCGCCAGTTGGAGGACTTCTTCGCCAGCGAGGACCAGTACGGCGTGCGGGTTAATCTTATGAGCTTCGGCTTCAAAAACGGCGCGCCGCGGGATGTGGACATGCTGCTGGACGCGCGTTTCTTGCCGAACCCGTACTGGGTGGAGGAGCTGCGCCCGTACCGGGGAACGGATCCCCAGGTCGCGGACTACGTGCTGCATCAAGAGGGCGCCACGGAGTTCCTGCGCAGCGCCGAAATGTTGCTGCATTCCACGCTTCCCGGTTTCCGACGCGAGGGCAAGTCCTTCGTCACCGTTGCGGTGGGCTGCACCGGAGGTCACCACCGCAGTGTGGCGGTCGTAGAAGAGCTCGGACGCAGGCTTGCCTCCGACCACATGAATGTGAAAGTTTCCCACCGCGACCTGGAGCGATAG
- the uvrC gene encoding excinuclease ABC subunit UvrC — translation MSKPARTVSYRPEPGSIPTQPGVYTFRDASDRVIYVGKAKNLRARLSNYFQDLSQLHPRTRAMVQSANHVQWTVVSSELEALNLEYTWIKRFNPRFNVMYRDDKTYPMLAISVKEEIPRAFVYRGPRRKGVRYFGPYPKAWAIRETLESLTRVFPIRTCTTGVYRRHQALDRPCLLGYIDRCSAPCIGKVTPEEHRELVDQFSRFMAGNTDAVLARVKRDMEDAAENLDFERAASLRDQLQAMTKAMERQAVVFSDNTDADLICIVSDDLEAAVQIFHVRGGRIHGQRGWVVEREDSSDAALVSDFITQFYGEEAELARATETAVGGASSSHVDRDLARAINPAAATELGDLVGDVQVTPVPREVLVNSMPAEADELAEWLTSLRGSNVSIRVPQRGDKRALMETATTNATQALAQHKLKRAGDLTTRSAALQELQEALWMDESPLRIECIDISHIQGTDVVASLVVFEDGLPKKSDYRRYKIREAAGDGRSDDVASIAEVVRRRFQRYLKDQTAVPAGDDGGDLLEGEEELNDEPAAGDSAGDPARSGASTHKEPRRPFAYPPQLFIVDGGQPQVNAAQKVLDELGITDVTLVGIAKRLEELWVPGEDYPVIVPRNSQALYLVQYIRDEAHRFAITFHRQQRSSRMRRSKLDDIKGLGPKRRKQLVKAFGSVAKVREASVEDIAALPGFGPSLAQVIHDALQG, via the coding sequence ATGAGTAAACCGGCCCGAACCGTGTCCTACCGCCCGGAACCCGGGTCGATCCCCACGCAGCCTGGGGTGTACACGTTCCGCGATGCCTCTGATCGCGTGATCTACGTGGGCAAAGCCAAGAACCTGCGCGCGCGGCTGTCCAACTACTTCCAAGATCTCAGCCAGCTACACCCGCGCACGCGGGCCATGGTGCAGTCCGCCAACCACGTGCAGTGGACCGTGGTCTCCAGCGAGCTTGAAGCGCTCAACCTGGAGTACACCTGGATCAAGCGCTTCAACCCGCGCTTCAACGTGATGTACCGGGACGATAAGACGTACCCGATGCTGGCCATCAGCGTAAAAGAGGAGATCCCGCGCGCGTTCGTCTACCGGGGGCCACGGCGCAAGGGCGTGCGATATTTCGGCCCGTACCCGAAGGCATGGGCGATCCGCGAAACCTTGGAATCGCTCACCCGAGTGTTCCCCATCCGCACGTGCACCACGGGCGTGTATCGCCGCCACCAGGCGCTGGATCGGCCCTGCCTGCTGGGCTATATCGACCGGTGCAGTGCCCCGTGCATCGGCAAGGTCACGCCCGAGGAGCACCGCGAGCTCGTGGATCAGTTCTCGCGGTTCATGGCCGGCAATACCGATGCCGTGTTGGCGCGGGTGAAGCGCGACATGGAAGACGCCGCTGAGAACCTGGATTTCGAGCGCGCTGCGTCCCTGCGCGATCAGCTGCAGGCGATGACGAAGGCGATGGAGCGCCAGGCTGTCGTCTTCTCGGACAACACAGACGCCGACCTCATCTGCATCGTCTCCGATGATCTCGAGGCCGCCGTGCAGATCTTCCACGTGCGTGGGGGCCGCATTCATGGCCAACGCGGGTGGGTCGTGGAGCGGGAGGATTCGTCCGACGCCGCCCTCGTCTCAGATTTCATCACCCAGTTTTATGGTGAGGAGGCTGAGCTGGCCCGGGCGACGGAAACGGCGGTGGGCGGTGCGTCCAGTTCGCACGTCGACCGCGACCTCGCTCGGGCGATTAACCCCGCGGCAGCGACAGAGCTGGGCGATCTCGTAGGCGATGTGCAGGTCACGCCCGTGCCTCGCGAGGTCTTGGTCAATTCCATGCCGGCGGAGGCCGACGAACTCGCGGAGTGGCTCACCAGTTTGCGCGGATCCAACGTGTCGATCCGCGTGCCGCAGCGCGGCGATAAGCGGGCCCTCATGGAGACCGCCACAACGAACGCCACCCAGGCACTGGCCCAGCACAAGCTCAAGCGGGCGGGGGATCTCACCACCCGGTCGGCGGCACTGCAGGAGTTGCAGGAGGCGCTGTGGATGGACGAGTCTCCGCTGCGCATCGAGTGCATCGACATCTCGCATATCCAGGGCACGGACGTGGTGGCCTCGCTCGTAGTGTTCGAGGATGGGTTGCCGAAGAAGTCCGATTACCGCCGGTACAAGATCCGCGAGGCCGCGGGTGACGGGCGCTCGGACGATGTCGCCTCCATCGCCGAGGTTGTGCGGCGGCGTTTCCAGCGCTACCTCAAGGACCAGACCGCTGTTCCTGCGGGCGATGATGGCGGTGATCTGCTGGAAGGCGAGGAAGAGCTCAACGACGAGCCTGCGGCTGGGGACTCCGCTGGGGACCCGGCCAGAAGCGGCGCGAGCACGCACAAGGAGCCCCGGCGCCCGTTCGCGTATCCACCGCAGCTGTTTATCGTCGATGGTGGCCAACCCCAGGTCAATGCTGCGCAGAAGGTGCTGGACGAACTCGGCATCACCGACGTGACGTTGGTGGGCATCGCCAAGCGCCTCGAGGAATTGTGGGTGCCGGGGGAGGACTACCCGGTCATCGTTCCGCGCAATTCCCAGGCCCTGTATCTGGTGCAGTACATCCGCGACGAGGCACACCGGTTCGCCATCACGTTCCACCGGCAGCAGCGGAGCTCTCGGATGCGGCGCAGCAAGCTCGATGACATCAAGGGGCTGGGCCCGAAACGACGCAAGCAGTTGGTCAAGGCCTTCGGCTCGGTGGCTAAGGTTCGCGAGGCGAGCGTGGAGGACATTGCGGCCCTCCCCGGATTTGGGCCTAGTCTGGCTCAAGTCATCCACGACGCCTTGCAGGGCTAG
- a CDS encoding riboflavin synthase, protein MFTGIIEEVGSVRSIDREGDALRLTVEASAILDDVSHGDSIAVNGVCLTVTDFGTPSESGTSNPDNSNNSSNSGFFTADVMQVTLDYTTIGELQPGDPVNLERAMAAGGRFGGHIVQGHVDGFATVVSRTPSEHWEVFRFTLSDPALRRYVVKKGSIAINGTSLTVSEMADAPEPSVGASPQQSSREDWWFEVSLIPTTLADTMLASLSPSDHVNIECDVIAKYLDRLHPQT, encoded by the coding sequence GTGTTTACCGGGATCATCGAAGAAGTGGGATCGGTTCGATCCATCGACCGCGAGGGCGATGCGCTCCGACTCACGGTGGAGGCATCCGCCATCCTGGATGATGTCTCGCACGGCGATTCCATTGCCGTCAACGGGGTGTGCCTCACCGTCACGGACTTCGGCACGCCATCTGAATCCGGCACTAGCAACCCTGACAACTCCAATAACTCCAGTAACTCCGGCTTCTTCACCGCCGACGTCATGCAGGTCACCCTGGACTACACCACCATCGGTGAGTTGCAGCCCGGCGATCCGGTGAATCTGGAACGTGCCATGGCGGCCGGAGGACGATTCGGCGGTCATATCGTCCAAGGCCATGTGGACGGATTCGCCACGGTCGTCAGCCGCACGCCCTCGGAACACTGGGAGGTCTTCCGCTTCACCCTTTCCGACCCGGCGCTGCGCCGCTACGTGGTGAAGAAGGGATCCATCGCCATCAACGGAACGTCCCTGACCGTCTCCGAAATGGCCGACGCTCCCGAGCCATCCGTGGGGGCGTCACCACAGCAGTCCTCGCGCGAGGACTGGTGGTTCGAGGTGTCCCTTATCCCCACCACGCTGGCCGACACCATGCTCGCCTCCCTCAGCCCCAGCGACCACGTCAACATCGAATGCGACGTCATCGCGAAATACCTCGATCGGCTCCATCCGCAGACTTAG
- the ribD gene encoding bifunctional diaminohydroxyphosphoribosylaminopyrimidine deaminase/5-amino-6-(5-phosphoribosylamino)uracil reductase RibD — translation MSLSSLGCNSSTDSADSADSAARADSAFFAEAIRQGWEAWGISSPNPAVGAVIVDAHGTIVGRGSTQAPGGKHAEIVALDEAGERARGSRAYVTLEPCNHTGRTGPCAQALIAAGVAEVHYLFADPFPAAAGGAETLRAAGVQVVGPVWPSLADIPAWEPEASVEPWLVSVQEGRPHVTVKMASTLDGRIAAADGTSQWITGDTARRLVHEDRSCRDAIIVGTGTVAADNPRLTARFPDGTTMASERQPLRVVMGNRDLPEDAAIRGTPGQWLHVRSHDPREVLEQIARETAGSAISVLVEGGPSIIAAFLAADLVDSIQFYAAPAVLGNGAAAVVDPTGQLGRTIGDIKRFTPRSITPAGQDVLWTLTRGGA, via the coding sequence ATGAGTCTCAGTTCTCTCGGCTGCAACAGCAGCACCGACAGCGCCGACAGCGCCGACAGTGCCGCCCGTGCCGACAGTGCCTTCTTCGCCGAAGCGATCCGCCAGGGCTGGGAGGCCTGGGGGATCAGTTCACCCAATCCAGCAGTGGGCGCGGTCATCGTCGACGCTCACGGCACGATCGTTGGGCGCGGTAGCACCCAGGCCCCAGGGGGAAAGCACGCGGAAATCGTGGCGCTCGACGAGGCAGGGGAGCGCGCACGCGGGTCCCGCGCGTATGTGACGTTGGAACCGTGCAATCACACCGGACGCACCGGCCCCTGTGCGCAGGCGCTCATCGCCGCCGGGGTGGCTGAAGTGCACTACTTGTTCGCCGATCCCTTTCCTGCCGCCGCTGGGGGAGCCGAGACGTTGCGGGCTGCGGGTGTGCAGGTTGTCGGACCGGTCTGGCCGAGCCTCGCGGATATTCCGGCCTGGGAACCAGAAGCATCGGTGGAGCCGTGGTTGGTGTCGGTCCAGGAGGGAAGGCCGCACGTCACCGTGAAGATGGCCAGCACTCTTGACGGCCGGATTGCCGCCGCCGATGGCACGAGTCAGTGGATCACCGGCGACACCGCTCGGCGACTCGTTCACGAGGACCGCAGCTGCCGCGATGCCATCATCGTGGGAACCGGCACCGTCGCCGCCGACAATCCGCGCTTGACCGCGCGTTTCCCCGACGGAACCACGATGGCCAGTGAGCGCCAACCACTGCGGGTGGTGATGGGCAACCGAGATCTCCCCGAAGACGCCGCCATTAGGGGCACGCCGGGCCAATGGTTGCATGTGCGCTCGCACGACCCACGCGAGGTGCTGGAACAGATCGCACGCGAAACTGCCGGCAGTGCCATCTCCGTGCTCGTCGAGGGTGGCCCGTCGATCATCGCCGCCTTCCTCGCAGCCGATCTGGTGGATTCCATCCAGTTTTATGCCGCGCCGGCCGTATTGGGCAACGGCGCTGCCGCCGTGGTGGATCCAACCGGTCAGCTCGGGCGAACCATCGGTGACATCAAACGCTTCACCCCTCGATCCATCACGCCCGCGGGCCAGGACGTGCTGTGGACACTGACCCGCGGCGGGGCATGA
- the rpe gene encoding ribulose-phosphate 3-epimerase, with protein sequence MTQRTLIAPSILAADFANLAADVARADNADWLHIDVMDGHFVPNLSFGLPVAKSLLPHTDKHLDVHLMIEDPQRWAPDYAADFDSVTFHLEAVEGIDAAVELAQELRAKGTKAGVSIKPKTAVEPLLDHLASFDQILVMSVEPGFGGQKFMPEVLGKVEALRSRIDADGLDTLIEIDGGIGVETAEQSAAAGVDVYVAGSSVYGADDPAAAVDAIRQAAEGATGATAR encoded by the coding sequence ATGACTCAACGCACGCTTATTGCTCCTTCCATCCTCGCCGCCGATTTCGCCAACCTCGCCGCGGATGTCGCACGGGCGGATAACGCCGATTGGCTGCACATCGACGTGATGGATGGCCACTTCGTGCCGAACCTGTCGTTCGGACTGCCGGTGGCGAAGTCACTGCTGCCGCACACGGATAAGCACCTGGACGTACACCTGATGATCGAGGACCCGCAGCGCTGGGCCCCGGATTACGCGGCCGATTTCGATTCCGTTACCTTCCACCTGGAAGCTGTGGAGGGTATCGACGCCGCCGTGGAGCTCGCTCAGGAGCTGCGCGCGAAGGGCACGAAGGCCGGTGTGTCGATCAAGCCAAAGACCGCCGTGGAACCGCTGCTGGATCACCTGGCTAGCTTCGATCAGATCCTCGTGATGAGCGTGGAGCCCGGCTTCGGCGGGCAGAAGTTCATGCCCGAGGTACTCGGCAAGGTCGAGGCTCTGCGTTCTCGTATCGACGCCGACGGGCTGGACACCCTCATTGAGATTGATGGTGGCATCGGCGTGGAGACCGCCGAGCAGTCGGCCGCCGCGGGCGTCGATGTGTACGTGGCTGGCTCCAGCGTCTACGGCGCGGATGACCCGGCTGCGGCCGTGGATGCAATCCGTCAGGCCGCTGAGGGGGCCACGGGAGCCACGGCCCGATAA
- a CDS encoding PH domain-containing protein, with translation MGAVTARQGTGQPQAQPQWELEVHSPFLKKVAWILVVLIMAVHIFMAIVVKVGNTGVAVTTVDQFGFVGIGLVLSGVALSLLRPRVRVNRRGVEVRNIVNAQFYPWQIVHGLSFPTEARWARLELPDFEFVPMMALNIYDRETIAANVEHFRQLEDRYMPDE, from the coding sequence GTGGGCGCAGTGACCGCACGTCAAGGGACAGGGCAACCGCAGGCTCAGCCGCAGTGGGAGCTGGAGGTTCACTCTCCTTTCCTGAAAAAGGTCGCCTGGATCTTGGTGGTGCTCATCATGGCCGTGCACATCTTCATGGCCATCGTCGTGAAGGTCGGCAACACGGGCGTGGCCGTGACCACCGTGGACCAGTTCGGTTTCGTGGGCATCGGCCTGGTGCTTTCCGGCGTGGCGCTGTCCCTGCTGCGCCCGCGCGTGCGAGTGAACAGGCGTGGGGTAGAGGTGCGCAACATCGTCAACGCGCAGTTCTACCCGTGGCAGATCGTGCACGGTCTGTCGTTCCCGACGGAAGCTCGCTGGGCGCGGTTGGAGTTGCCCGATTTCGAGTTCGTGCCCATGATGGCGCTGAACATCTACGACCGCGAGACCATTGCCGCCAACGTGGAGCACTTCCGCCAGCTCGAAGACCGCTACATGCCGGATGAGTAA